The Pyrococcus horikoshii OT3 genome includes a window with the following:
- a CDS encoding D-aminoacyl-tRNA deacylase, which produces MKVIMTTKVDKASMNIMNKLIENFGFKETEYVFDGNPVYKRGDVLILTTNDEMIYYDYLDREIENQLGFKPEIIAFASRHSSKQKLPALTTHVTGNWGKAMYGGKDESFAVAIPSAMKLSLLKMSELNDLGWTVCYEATHHGPTELEVPSFFIEIGSSEEEWINDRAGEIIAETIIYVLDNYEKGRSKFKVALGIGGGHYAPKQTKRALEGDLAFGHILPKYAQPVSRDVMIKALNRFGEKVEAIYVDWKGSRGETRQLAKSLAQELGLEFIKD; this is translated from the coding sequence ATGAAGGTCATAATGACGACTAAGGTTGACAAGGCTTCAATGAATATAATGAACAAGCTTATAGAGAACTTCGGTTTCAAGGAAACTGAGTATGTTTTCGATGGGAATCCAGTCTATAAGAGGGGTGATGTTCTAATCCTGACAACAAATGATGAGATGATATATTATGACTACTTAGATCGAGAAATCGAGAATCAACTTGGCTTTAAACCTGAGATAATTGCATTTGCTTCTAGGCATTCTAGTAAGCAGAAGCTTCCTGCTTTAACAACTCACGTTACAGGAAACTGGGGAAAAGCGATGTATGGAGGAAAAGATGAAAGCTTTGCTGTTGCCATCCCTTCAGCGATGAAGCTTTCCTTGCTTAAGATGAGCGAGCTTAACGATCTTGGTTGGACTGTGTGCTATGAAGCCACTCATCATGGGCCAACTGAACTTGAAGTCCCAAGCTTTTTCATTGAGATAGGTTCAAGCGAGGAGGAGTGGATAAACGATAGGGCCGGCGAGATAATAGCCGAGACGATAATTTATGTTTTAGATAATTATGAAAAGGGAAGATCCAAGTTTAAAGTAGCTCTTGGCATTGGTGGAGGTCATTATGCTCCAAAGCAAACTAAGAGAGCGTTGGAAGGAGATTTAGCATTTGGACACATACTCCCGAAGTACGCTCAGCCGGTTTCAAGGGATGTCATGATCAAGGCACTGAATAGGTTTGGAGAGAAAGTTGAGGCAATATACGTAGACTGGAAAGGAAGTAGGGGTGAAACTAGACAGTTAGCTAAGTCCCTGGCCCAGGAACTTGGTTTGGAATTCATAAAGGATTAA
- a CDS encoding nucleotidyltransferase domain-containing protein, with the protein MPREKVVRIWDEREVVYTPKRWRILWEKREKALKIMELLKDFDPHVYGSVARGDVRRDSDIDIVIPYRVPSYLIELALGDLIQRRRIVMATPWHLIKGHIEVDEETTVTFFLVNPTDRELEFYKWGGMLDLWGVKTKQRVPGVNKRLILIIPTDKGHIEREVIGREPEVAKILGVSIDIVEERVKVLTRRDRIGRTGIYLDEEVPDWKSFEEFLKELADRDPNIRRRVRESL; encoded by the coding sequence ATGCCAAGGGAGAAAGTCGTTAGGATCTGGGATGAGAGAGAAGTTGTGTATACACCTAAAAGATGGAGGATTCTATGGGAAAAGCGAGAAAAAGCGTTAAAAATAATGGAACTACTCAAGGATTTTGATCCCCACGTTTATGGGAGCGTTGCCAGGGGAGATGTTAGGAGGGATAGCGACATAGACATAGTCATCCCCTACAGGGTTCCAAGTTATTTAATAGAGCTGGCCCTGGGAGATCTAATTCAGAGAAGAAGGATAGTTATGGCAACCCCCTGGCACCTAATAAAAGGTCACATAGAGGTAGATGAGGAAACAACGGTAACATTTTTCTTGGTTAATCCAACTGATAGGGAGCTAGAATTTTATAAGTGGGGAGGAATGCTCGACTTGTGGGGAGTAAAGACTAAGCAGAGGGTTCCAGGAGTTAACAAAAGATTAATCCTAATAATTCCAACGGATAAGGGGCATATAGAAAGGGAAGTCATAGGAAGGGAACCTGAAGTGGCTAAGATCCTAGGGGTTAGTATTGACATAGTTGAAGAGAGGGTTAAGGTTCTAACTAGGAGGGACAGAATCGGGAGAACTGGAATTTATCTTGACGAAGAAGTTCCTGACTGGAAGAGCTTCGAGGAGTTCCTCAAAGAGCTCGCCGATAGGGATCCAAATATAAGGAGAAGGGTAAGGGAATCCCTATAG
- a CDS encoding amidohydrolase → MKAVKATLMYDGLGNIEKNVYIIFDKDIVNITREKPKDVEVVAEGVVTPAFIDAHSHIGMDRYGEPYQESELNEQMDSVLPLADALYSIYMDDKAFKHSIEFGVLYSSILPGSGNIIGGKGVLIRNYGRDIEDAFIKYVGVKAAFGYNPRSTTNWKGLRPSTRMGAIGILFNWLIKTKKTISLLEKGKKDPEEIDPVIEALIPVLKGEMPLRVHAHKEDDIAVLLMIKRKFNLKVTVEHAADVHSKETFEKIKREGVPLVYGPLDAHPYKVELKHEDWKNAKYLLEVKPFFGLMSDHPFSIQANLYLQLRHFIRLGMSKAEAIKLITYNNAKILGIEDKLGSLEKGKWASLVVWNGDPFNLENYPTHVFAEGELIHEANL, encoded by the coding sequence ATGAAGGCCGTCAAGGCAACTTTAATGTACGATGGGTTAGGTAACATAGAGAAAAATGTATACATTATTTTTGATAAGGATATTGTTAACATAACAAGAGAGAAGCCTAAAGATGTTGAGGTAGTCGCTGAAGGTGTCGTAACGCCGGCTTTTATAGATGCCCACAGTCACATAGGAATGGATCGCTATGGGGAACCGTACCAGGAAAGTGAGCTCAATGAGCAGATGGATTCTGTATTACCCCTTGCGGATGCGTTATATTCAATATACATGGATGATAAAGCGTTTAAGCATTCAATAGAGTTTGGCGTTTTATATTCTTCCATCCTTCCTGGGAGTGGAAATATAATCGGCGGTAAGGGTGTCTTAATAAGAAACTATGGAAGGGATATAGAGGATGCATTCATAAAGTACGTTGGCGTTAAAGCGGCTTTTGGCTATAATCCCCGTTCGACAACAAATTGGAAAGGACTCAGGCCAAGCACAAGGATGGGAGCAATAGGAATTTTATTCAACTGGCTCATCAAGACAAAGAAAACTATAAGTTTGCTTGAGAAAGGTAAGAAGGATCCTGAAGAAATCGATCCGGTTATAGAAGCCCTTATTCCAGTGTTAAAAGGTGAAATGCCGTTAAGGGTTCACGCCCATAAGGAGGATGACATAGCGGTCTTATTAATGATAAAGAGGAAGTTTAACCTTAAAGTCACTGTAGAGCATGCCGCTGATGTTCACAGTAAGGAGACATTTGAAAAAATTAAGAGGGAAGGAGTTCCCCTAGTCTATGGTCCCCTCGATGCTCACCCCTATAAGGTTGAGCTTAAGCATGAAGATTGGAAGAATGCGAAGTACCTTCTTGAAGTTAAGCCATTCTTCGGACTTATGAGCGATCACCCATTCTCAATTCAGGCGAACCTTTATCTCCAGCTCAGACACTTTATAAGGCTTGGAATGAGTAAGGCAGAAGCCATTAAACTCATAACTTACAACAATGCGAAAATCCTTGGAATAGAAGATAAGTTAGGTAGTCTTGAGAAGGGCAAGTGGGCTTCCTTAGTTGTCTGGAATGGGGATCCATTTAACTTGGAAAATTATCCAACTCATGTCTTTGCTGAAGGAGAGCTAATACACGAGGCCAACCTATAG
- a CDS encoding GmrSD restriction endonuclease domain-containing protein — MEDYEGKFSPSELKLKGIHTSTTFWTVGMIVQQYKNGHLVIPKIQRGYVWNEEKARRFIMSLLQGFPIPPIFIIELSGKFYVVDGQQRIRTILWFLGEDNELLEKLGPLRVPIKELAENYNEYGVTNLSEAIIKKIIFGNHPKEFNYKYFTKDFRQYFESLSIPVQHISISSGKEYILTDIFLRINQGSVKLSAMELWRVYYGKDIEEYFHKLNELARYTVAKIYEVSNGKISRQKLERFRIDEFILTFDVLINGLITPPNYIPKDAKLGAVIFSQKTTLKKVKIFVLENRRKVFKNNKGELKKFLDYLEREYKEILKMITYVLGEFTFRRPTIGNECQYALIRPSGNDINEAVFLYEVAIFKLLKDNGHSELIYENKDFIKHVILTSLIENDELFSRSTSTFRSVANKLELAKLTYKKIITKEDNITKDNLKRLLYEKFRASRVSNPVCPYCKEPISDISVADLAHIRPLAFGGQTYIHNLTLAHSTCNRRFGVRDISQYINRC; from the coding sequence ATGGAGGATTATGAAGGAAAGTTTTCACCTTCAGAGTTAAAACTTAAGGGTATTCACACTTCAACTACTTTTTGGACTGTTGGGATGATAGTTCAACAATATAAAAATGGCCACCTTGTAATACCTAAGATTCAAAGAGGGTATGTTTGGAATGAGGAAAAGGCTAGACGATTTATAATGTCTCTTCTTCAAGGTTTTCCAATACCTCCTATTTTTATTATAGAACTTAGTGGAAAGTTTTATGTAGTTGATGGTCAACAAAGGATAAGAACTATATTATGGTTCTTGGGTGAGGATAATGAACTGTTAGAGAAATTGGGACCTTTAAGAGTCCCAATTAAAGAGCTTGCGGAAAATTATAATGAATATGGGGTAACTAATTTATCCGAGGCAATAATTAAAAAAATAATATTTGGTAATCATCCAAAGGAGTTTAATTATAAATACTTTACCAAGGACTTTAGGCAATACTTTGAATCTCTCTCAATTCCAGTTCAGCACATATCAATTTCCTCTGGTAAAGAATATATATTAACGGATATTTTCCTAAGAATAAATCAAGGATCTGTTAAACTTAGTGCCATGGAACTTTGGAGAGTGTATTATGGGAAAGATATCGAGGAGTACTTTCATAAACTAAATGAACTTGCAAGGTATACCGTTGCTAAAATATATGAAGTTTCTAATGGAAAAATATCGAGGCAGAAACTGGAGAGATTTAGAATAGATGAATTTATACTCACATTTGATGTCCTTATAAATGGATTAATAACCCCTCCAAATTACATTCCCAAGGATGCTAAGCTTGGAGCTGTAATATTCTCACAGAAAACTACATTAAAGAAAGTGAAAATCTTCGTATTAGAGAATAGAAGGAAAGTTTTTAAAAACAATAAGGGTGAGTTAAAGAAATTTTTAGACTATCTAGAGAGAGAATATAAGGAAATATTAAAGATGATAACCTATGTTCTTGGGGAATTTACTTTTAGACGACCAACTATTGGAAACGAATGTCAATATGCTTTAATAAGACCTAGTGGAAATGATATCAACGAAGCCGTATTCTTATATGAAGTTGCTATATTTAAGTTGTTAAAGGATAATGGACATTCTGAACTTATATATGAAAATAAAGATTTTATAAAGCATGTAATTTTAACGTCACTTATAGAAAATGATGAGTTATTCTCAAGAAGCACCTCCACTTTTAGATCCGTTGCAAATAAGCTGGAATTAGCGAAATTAACGTATAAAAAGATAATAACAAAAGAGGACAACATAACAAAGGATAACCTCAAACGTCTCCTTTATGAAAAATTCAGAGCATCACGCGTGTCTAATCCAGTTTGTCCTTATTGTAAAGAACCAATTAGTGATATTTCTGTCGCTGATTTAGCTCACATTCGTCCATTGGCATTTGGAGGACAGACTTATATCCATAATCTTACTTTAGCACATTCCACCTGCAATCGGAGATTTGGAGTTAGAGATATCTCTCAATATATTAATAGATGTTAG
- a CDS encoding TIGR00296 family protein yields MVFKIKDEWGEFLVRLARRAIEEYLKTGKEIEPPKDTPPELWEKMGVFVTLNRYNVPPQTALRGCIGFPTPIYPLVEATIKAAIYSAVDDPRFPPVKLEEMDNLVVEVSVLTPPELIEGPPEERPRKIKVGRDGLIVEKGIYSGLLLPQVPVEWGWDEEEFLAETCWKAGLPPDCWLDEDTKVYKFTAEIFEEEYPRGPIKRKPLV; encoded by the coding sequence GTGGTTTTTAAGATTAAAGATGAGTGGGGAGAATTCCTGGTCAGGCTCGCAAGGAGAGCTATAGAAGAATACCTCAAAACAGGAAAAGAGATAGAGCCTCCAAAAGATACTCCACCAGAGTTGTGGGAGAAGATGGGAGTCTTCGTCACGCTAAATAGGTACAATGTCCCACCACAAACAGCTTTAAGGGGATGCATAGGCTTTCCAACGCCAATCTATCCTCTAGTTGAGGCGACTATAAAAGCCGCAATATACTCAGCGGTCGATGATCCGAGATTCCCACCGGTGAAGCTTGAAGAGATGGATAACTTAGTTGTAGAGGTTAGCGTTCTAACTCCCCCAGAACTTATTGAAGGGCCACCTGAAGAGAGGCCCAGGAAGATAAAGGTCGGTAGAGATGGCCTTATAGTTGAGAAAGGAATATATAGTGGATTATTGCTTCCCCAAGTTCCAGTAGAATGGGGCTGGGATGAAGAGGAATTTCTGGCAGAAACCTGCTGGAAAGCTGGATTACCACCAGATTGCTGGCTGGATGAGGATACAAAAGTCTATAAGTTTACTGCAGAGATATTTGAGGAGGAATACCCAAGGGGGCCAATTAAGAGGAAACCCTTGGTTTGA
- the nadC gene encoding carboxylating nicotinate-nucleotide diphosphorylase has protein sequence MIPLEYLLRFVYEDSPYGDVTSEAIIPEDMNAEAVIIAKQDGVIAGVEEARVLFEHFGVKVNVLKKDGEYVKKGEVIAEVKGNARAILLVERTALNIIGRMSGIATETRKLVEKVRKVNPRVKVAGTRKSLLRLIDKRAIMIGGGEPHRFSLSDAILIKDNHLALVPLEEAIKRAKEFSVYKVVEVEVENLEDAVKAAKAGADVIMLDNMKPQEIKEVIEKLRELGLRDGVKIEVSGGITPENIEEYAKLDVDVISLGYLTHSVRNFDVSLEIVKPRVSS, from the coding sequence GTGATACCCCTAGAGTACCTCCTTAGGTTCGTATACGAGGATAGTCCTTATGGAGATGTAACGAGCGAGGCCATAATTCCAGAGGATATGAATGCTGAAGCAGTTATAATAGCAAAGCAAGATGGAGTCATAGCTGGAGTTGAGGAGGCAAGGGTTCTCTTTGAGCACTTTGGGGTTAAAGTTAATGTATTGAAAAAAGATGGGGAATACGTAAAAAAGGGGGAGGTTATAGCTGAAGTTAAGGGGAATGCGAGAGCGATTCTTCTCGTGGAGAGGACGGCCCTCAATATAATTGGAAGGATGAGTGGGATAGCTACAGAAACCAGGAAGCTTGTTGAAAAGGTTAGGAAGGTTAATCCAAGGGTAAAGGTTGCTGGAACGAGGAAGAGTCTTCTAAGGCTTATAGATAAGAGGGCTATTATGATCGGTGGCGGTGAGCCTCATAGATTCTCACTCAGTGATGCTATCTTAATAAAGGATAATCATCTAGCTTTGGTTCCTCTGGAGGAAGCTATAAAGAGGGCTAAGGAGTTCTCCGTTTATAAAGTGGTTGAGGTTGAAGTTGAGAACCTTGAAGATGCCGTGAAGGCCGCTAAAGCTGGGGCCGATGTAATAATGCTCGACAACATGAAACCCCAGGAGATTAAAGAAGTAATTGAAAAGCTAAGGGAGCTAGGGCTTAGAGATGGAGTTAAGATAGAGGTCTCTGGAGGGATTACTCCGGAAAATATAGAGGAGTATGCAAAGCTTGATGTTGACGTTATAAGCTTAGGTTACCTAACCCACTCCGTGAGGAACTTCGATGTTAGCTTAGAGATAGTCAAACCAAGGGTTTCCTCTTAA
- a CDS encoding GNAT family N-acetyltransferase: MIIRYATPDDIEDMVSIFIDAYNFPGPRESVKSSFEISLEVQPDGCLLAFLKDEPVGMGCIFFYNKQAWIGLMGVKKAYQRRGIGTEVFRRLLEIGRRKVDTIRLDASSQGYGLYKKFKFVDEYRTVRYELMERPIKRVEGVVEVNKIPNWVKEIDKKAFGDDRIRVLEAYMRRGARLLCAENEGFGLVYRGKIGPLVADSPRVAEKILLKAFQLGAREIIIPEVNKDALELIKIFKPSQVTSCMRMRLGSKIEEKVDIYYGILAYAKG; the protein is encoded by the coding sequence ATGATAATAAGGTATGCAACTCCTGATGATATAGAGGATATGGTTTCAATATTTATTGATGCCTATAACTTTCCTGGGCCCAGGGAAAGCGTTAAATCCTCCTTTGAAATTTCCCTGGAAGTTCAACCCGACGGTTGTCTCCTGGCTTTTCTTAAGGATGAACCTGTAGGAATGGGTTGCATATTCTTTTACAATAAGCAAGCTTGGATAGGGTTAATGGGGGTGAAGAAGGCCTATCAGAGGAGAGGAATTGGAACGGAAGTATTCAGAAGGTTACTTGAAATTGGAAGAAGAAAAGTTGACACGATTAGGCTTGACGCTAGTTCCCAGGGATATGGCCTTTATAAGAAGTTCAAATTTGTAGATGAGTATAGAACTGTTAGATATGAGCTAATGGAGAGGCCGATTAAAAGGGTAGAAGGGGTTGTCGAAGTTAATAAAATTCCTAATTGGGTTAAAGAAATTGATAAGAAAGCCTTTGGGGATGACAGAATTAGGGTGTTAGAAGCCTATATGAGGAGAGGAGCGAGGCTTTTATGTGCTGAGAATGAAGGCTTTGGTCTCGTGTACAGAGGAAAGATAGGTCCCCTAGTTGCTGACTCTCCGAGGGTTGCGGAGAAAATACTCCTTAAAGCTTTTCAGCTAGGGGCCAGAGAAATAATAATTCCCGAAGTAAATAAAGATGCTTTAGAGCTAATAAAGATATTTAAGCCCTCTCAAGTAACGTCGTGCATGAGGATGAGGCTTGGATCTAAAATTGAGGAGAAAGTTGATATTTATTACGGAATACTAGCTTACGCTAAGGGGTGA
- the nadA gene encoding quinolinate synthase NadA — protein sequence MDLVEEILRLKEERNAIILAHNYQLPEVQDIADFIGDSLELARRATRVDADVIVFAGVDFMAETAKILNPDKVVLIPSREATCAMANMLKVEHILEAKRKYPNAPVVLYVNSTAEAKAYADVTVTSANAVEVVKKLDSDVVIFGPDKNLAHYVAKMTGKKIIPVPSKGHCYVHQKFTLDDVERAKKLHPNAKLMIHPECIPEVQEKADIIASTGGMIKRACEWDEWVVFTEREMVYRLRKLYPQKKFYPAREDAFCIGMKAITLKNIYESLKDMKYKVEVPEEIARKARKAIERMLEMSK from the coding sequence ATGGATTTAGTTGAAGAAATTTTGAGGCTTAAAGAGGAAAGGAATGCGATAATACTGGCCCATAATTATCAGCTTCCTGAAGTTCAAGACATTGCGGATTTTATAGGGGATAGCCTTGAACTTGCAAGGAGGGCTACTAGGGTAGATGCCGACGTCATAGTATTCGCCGGAGTGGATTTCATGGCCGAAACCGCTAAGATTTTAAATCCAGATAAAGTCGTTCTCATTCCCTCTAGGGAAGCTACTTGTGCAATGGCTAACATGCTTAAGGTTGAGCACATCCTGGAAGCTAAGAGGAAGTATCCCAATGCTCCAGTTGTTCTCTACGTGAATAGTACGGCTGAAGCTAAGGCCTATGCTGACGTTACAGTTACGTCAGCGAACGCCGTTGAGGTAGTCAAGAAGCTTGATTCAGATGTAGTAATATTTGGCCCCGATAAGAATCTTGCTCATTATGTAGCTAAGATGACTGGAAAAAAGATTATCCCAGTTCCATCTAAGGGTCATTGCTACGTTCACCAGAAGTTCACCCTTGATGACGTTGAGAGGGCTAAGAAACTGCACCCAAATGCAAAGCTAATGATCCATCCTGAGTGCATCCCAGAGGTTCAGGAGAAAGCTGATATTATAGCCTCTACTGGCGGAATGATAAAGAGGGCGTGCGAGTGGGATGAGTGGGTAGTCTTCACGGAGAGGGAGATGGTCTACAGGCTTAGGAAACTATATCCCCAAAAGAAGTTTTACCCTGCAAGGGAGGATGCATTCTGCATTGGGATGAAGGCTATAACCCTCAAGAATATCTACGAATCCCTCAAGGATATGAAGTACAAAGTTGAGGTTCCGGAGGAGATCGCTAGGAAGGCTAGGAAAGCCATAGAAAGAATGCTGGAGATGAGCAAATGA
- a CDS encoding TIGR00529 family membrane protein, with protein sequence MGITLLLISFAVVIVLIWLKVNIGISIFTGALTLALLSGLGISGTLKSLYLATISWDTMRLILIIAFIMGITEVFSQIGYLKKMEEGTLHLFPKAKHSLWTLPALIGLMPMPAGALVSAPMIEGVAKKFKLNPEVKTFINYWFRHIWELSWPMYQAIVLMSAILGLSIREISVKMFPLTILMALIGYVFFIHPLKENEKSDKNKMKGLRMLIESIYPIVIIIVISVIFGVDMLYGSFLGFLSILIPNFMRINLKEVLERAFQPRIVFLLIAVMYFKEVIEVSGLVNSIPKLMLSFHVPVALVLTLTPFIIGLMTGISFAYVAMVFPLLEPFFTGFDKVALAYLGGYMGILFSPVHLCLVFSAEYYGAELRKVYRKMLLPSLVFFIVGLMYIVSIL encoded by the coding sequence ATGGGAATAACCCTACTTCTCATTTCCTTCGCGGTCGTTATAGTCTTGATATGGCTTAAGGTTAATATAGGAATCTCAATATTCACCGGGGCTTTGACCTTGGCCCTGCTATCTGGACTTGGAATTAGTGGTACCTTAAAATCACTTTACTTAGCTACAATCTCGTGGGATACCATGAGGCTTATCTTGATAATAGCATTCATAATGGGAATAACTGAGGTCTTTTCTCAGATCGGATATCTAAAGAAAATGGAAGAGGGCACTCTTCACCTTTTTCCAAAGGCTAAGCACTCTCTCTGGACTTTACCTGCCCTAATAGGGTTAATGCCCATGCCCGCTGGAGCTTTAGTCTCGGCCCCAATGATAGAAGGTGTGGCTAAAAAGTTCAAGTTAAACCCAGAGGTTAAAACGTTCATAAACTACTGGTTCAGGCATATCTGGGAGCTATCCTGGCCTATGTATCAAGCTATAGTTTTGATGTCAGCGATACTCGGTTTATCAATTAGGGAGATAAGTGTGAAGATGTTTCCCTTGACGATTTTAATGGCCTTAATTGGCTATGTATTCTTTATACATCCCCTAAAAGAAAACGAAAAAAGCGACAAGAATAAAATGAAGGGTTTAAGAATGCTAATTGAATCTATATATCCAATCGTCATTATCATTGTAATATCAGTTATTTTTGGAGTAGACATGCTTTATGGATCTTTCCTGGGCTTCCTATCAATTTTAATCCCAAATTTTATGAGGATTAACCTTAAGGAGGTTCTGGAGAGAGCCTTCCAGCCTAGGATAGTATTCCTTTTAATAGCGGTTATGTACTTTAAGGAAGTTATAGAAGTTAGTGGGTTGGTTAACTCAATCCCAAAATTAATGCTAAGTTTTCATGTTCCAGTAGCGTTAGTTCTTACCTTGACACCCTTTATAATTGGGTTAATGACGGGGATAAGCTTCGCCTACGTTGCTATGGTATTTCCTCTTCTAGAACCTTTCTTTACGGGCTTTGATAAGGTGGCCCTGGCATACTTGGGAGGTTACATGGGGATACTCTTTAGTCCAGTTCACCTTTGTCTTGTATTTTCAGCGGAATACTACGGAGCGGAGCTTAGGAAGGTCTACAGAAAGATGCTCCTCCCAAGTTTAGTATTTTTCATTGTTGGTCTCATGTACATAGTCTCAATCTTATGA
- a CDS encoding L-aspartate oxidase, which translates to MRVGIVGGGLAGLTAAIALAEKGFDVSIIGPRSTDSNSYLAQAGIALPLLEGDSIRIHVLDTIKAGKYINDEEIVWNVISKSSEAHDFLTSHGVTFTGNELEGGHSYPRIFTIKSETGKHIIPILEKHARELDVNFIRGFVEEIGINNGKLAGVFLQGELLKFDAVVIAAGGFSGLYRFTAGVKNNIGLLIGDVALKGVPLRDMEFVQFHPTGFIGKRTYLITEAVRGAGAKLVTGDGERFVNELETRDIVARAIYMKMLEGKGVFLDARGIENFKDRFPYIYSVLRGEGINPEKDLIPITPVAHYTIGGISVDAFYRTRIKGLYAIGESACNGFHGANRLASNSLLECVVSGLEVARTISREKPKREVNDAPYSFNELGDVDSIREVLWNHAGIVRDEWSLREGLRKLKEIEVDERLKLVAKAVIISALKREESRGAHYRKDYPFMRKEFEHSSFFYPNV; encoded by the coding sequence ATGAGGGTTGGTATCGTAGGAGGTGGTCTCGCTGGATTGACTGCTGCGATAGCTCTAGCTGAAAAGGGATTCGATGTTTCAATAATTGGACCTAGGTCAACTGATTCAAACTCCTACTTAGCTCAGGCCGGAATAGCACTTCCCCTATTAGAGGGAGATTCAATAAGGATCCACGTCCTTGACACGATAAAGGCTGGGAAGTACATAAACGATGAGGAGATCGTTTGGAATGTAATCTCCAAATCCAGCGAGGCTCATGACTTCTTAACATCTCATGGTGTAACTTTCACTGGAAACGAACTTGAAGGTGGTCATTCTTACCCCAGGATATTCACGATTAAAAGCGAAACAGGAAAGCATATCATTCCTATTCTGGAAAAGCATGCCAGGGAACTCGACGTTAACTTCATAAGGGGTTTTGTTGAGGAAATAGGGATAAACAATGGGAAGCTTGCTGGAGTTTTCCTTCAGGGAGAGTTGCTTAAATTTGACGCTGTTGTAATAGCTGCCGGCGGATTTTCAGGTCTCTATAGGTTTACCGCAGGGGTTAAGAATAACATTGGCCTGCTAATTGGGGATGTAGCACTTAAAGGTGTTCCATTGAGGGATATGGAGTTTGTTCAGTTTCATCCAACTGGATTTATAGGGAAAAGGACTTACCTAATTACCGAGGCCGTTAGGGGGGCTGGAGCAAAGCTTGTCACTGGAGACGGTGAGAGGTTCGTTAATGAACTGGAAACTAGGGATATAGTTGCCAGAGCAATCTACATGAAGATGCTCGAGGGTAAAGGAGTCTTCCTTGACGCTAGAGGGATAGAAAACTTCAAGGATAGATTTCCCTACATTTACTCGGTTCTTAGGGGAGAAGGGATAAATCCTGAGAAGGATTTAATTCCGATAACTCCAGTAGCCCACTACACTATAGGCGGGATAAGTGTAGACGCTTTCTATAGAACGAGGATTAAGGGTTTATACGCTATTGGAGAATCTGCTTGCAATGGTTTCCATGGGGCAAATAGGTTGGCCAGTAACTCTCTCCTAGAGTGCGTAGTTTCCGGCCTGGAGGTTGCGAGAACTATATCAAGGGAAAAACCCAAGAGGGAGGTGAACGATGCTCCTTACTCTTTTAATGAACTTGGAGACGTTGATTCGATAAGGGAGGTACTCTGGAACCATGCTGGGATAGTTAGGGATGAATGGTCACTTAGAGAAGGGCTGAGAAAGCTTAAAGAGATAGAAGTAGATGAGAGACTTAAGTTAGTTGCTAAGGCCGTTATAATTTCAGCCCTCAAGAGGGAAGAAAGCAGGGGGGCCCACTATAGGAAGGACTACCCCTTCATGAGAAAAGAGTTTGAGCATTCTAGCTTCTTCTACCCTAACGTTTAA